Within Micromonas commoda chromosome 9, complete sequence, the genomic segment CTGCGTCGTCGACCGGGCCGAACGCGGAGAACAGtctggcgagggcggtggcgccgctcATGTGCGAGTCGGCTTCGTCCACGGATCCGGCGGAGATGGCCGTCTCTTCTTTTGGGAAGAAGTCCGATCGATCTTCCCGGCTGGGAACGCGAAAGGAaggcggggtcggcggcggcggtgggattcgatccggcgacctcTTGGACTCGGACGACAGGATAtgcgcgacggaggctgaCGCGTTGGGCATAGAACCCGTCATCTCGCGGtgcgccgggggcgacgctGACGCGACGGTCGCGTGCCTCGACTCGCTCGTgtacgccgcgtgcgccgcggtggagcgcgcgccgtccgccgtGGTCGCCTCCGAAACGCCCCCCGAAACGGCTGAATCGGGACGCGAACCGACGGTCGCCTCCGGGTGctacgacgacggcgccgtgcgtTTGGTTGGGAGCGAGCGCCAcgcgaccctcgcgtcggtggcgtgcgACAGGGTGTGCAGGACCCGATCCGCGGACTCtcccgtcgcgggttcgaatccgccgggcgtcgccgggggtgCGCCGTTtcgggagacgcgcgcgcgtcgcgtggaGATCGAGGTGCGAtgcgagggcgaggggcggtGCAAAGCCGGGGCGGTGCGGTggttcgccgccgggcgcgaggctgacggcaggcgcgccgagctcactGATTAACCATAGGAATAAAATAAACAATTAGACTATTGAAACGATAAATCGGTCGCTTCCcaaccgcgacgcgaccaGGAGCGATCGTCTCGGAAAATCGCGAATCGGGAGCCCGCCTTCGCACGCATttttcaccgccgccgaccccgcaCAGGACGGCGCGCAGCGACCGGACAACCTCGCGCCGGTTCCCTCGCAAACGCGCCCGGGCACCGCTCCGTGATGCCACCCAAGCGCAAGGGCGCGTCCACGACCGGCGCCAAagccggcggccgcgagcgcaAGCCCGCGATGAAGcgtggtcgcggcggcggcggaggcgcccaCAACAACAAATCTCgcaggtccgcgccgacgggcggCAAGGGAGGCAAAGGGGGAAAaggagcgggcgcggcgcatcgcgcgcagAGCTACTacgaggttgacgaggacgacgacgacttcgcgggccgcggcgccgccgaggctgaggagtACGAGGGCGTCAAGGGCGAGTTCGACGATCTCCCGAGCGACTttgaggacgaggagatcgacgaggaggaggcgttcaccgaggaggacctcAGAAAGTACGGCGACATTCAGTTCGAGACGTTCAAGAGctccaagaagaagggcaagaaggcgtcggccaaggcggccaccgtggacgacgacgacgacgacgacgggttcttcgacgaggatgacgacgacctcgacgagttcgacgacgaagaagaagaagatgacggggaggaggaagaggaggaggaggacgtcatGCTGGAGTCGGAgagcgacgagcccgaggaggccCGCGccaacggcgtcgcggatctctccgaagaggacgacgacgacgacgaggacggggaagAGATGGACGAAGAGGACGACTCAGAAcccgcctccgcggaggaggaggaggaggaggacgaggaggacgaggaggacgacgaggaggaggacgaggaggacgacgaggaggacgaggaggcgcgcgccgcgctcgtctccGACGTCGtaggcgtccctcgcgccgacaAGCGCCGCCGGCTCAAGCGCGGCATCACCGAGcacggccgcgagggcgagttCGCCCTCGGCCCCGCCGTCGGCTCCGCAAACGAGACGGACCTCACCGATCCCGGAGCACCGCCGGGCCTGTCCATCGCGTCCTTGATGGCGTCCGTGGAAGggcagggcgccgccgcggccgcgatcgggtcggcgcggcgcaggctcGACCGCCTCGCGAACAAAAAGGCGACGCCGGATGCGGTTCCGTTACCCCGCGTGGTCAACGAGCGCATCGAGCGCAAGGCGGCGTACGAAACCACGAAAGCGGACATCGCCAAGTGGCAGCCCATCGTGAAAGAGAACAGGGAGAAGCCCACTTTGAATTTCGTGGGCGTGGAGCGGGATAAGATGCACCGCAAGaagacgctcgcgtcgatcaACACCGATTTCGTCCCCGAGAATGACTTTGAAAAAGAGATTATGGCGCACCTGAAGGAGGCGAACGCGCTGACGGGGGAGGAcgtggagcgcgccgaggacctcgcgctGAACGAGCTcaccccggaggaggcgagggagagacgggcgaggctggcgaagATGCGAAACCTGCTGTTCAAGCACGAGATGAAGGCGAAGAGGGTCAAGGCTATCAAGTCCAAGACGTTTCACAGGCACAACAGGAAGACGGGGGCGATGAAGGTGATCGACGGGGAGACTGGGGAGGAaatcggcgacgacgacgccgcgctggagggcCTCGATCCCGATAACTCGGTGGAGGCGAAGCGCGAGTACCTCCGCGCGCAGGAGCGCATGCTGCTCAAGCACAAGAACACCAGCAGGTGGGCCAAGCGGGCAATCAAGAAGGGGCTCGCGCATCTGCCGGGCACGAaggaggccatcgcggagcAGCTCCGCATCGGCCAGGAGCTCAAGCGCAAgatcggcatcggcggcgagcggggcgcgagcagggacgacgacgacgacgagtactCCACGGACGCCGAGaccgacagcgacgacgacgcccccggcgtcgtcggcggcggcgcaggtgccggcgacgtgaacgaccgccgccgcgcgctggccAAGGCTAAGCTCCGAACGATGCAGGccatcgaggagggcgcggcgggggcggaagAGGAGGGCGGGCTTTTCGCGCTGCCGTTCATGGCGCGGCACATGAAGAagaagcgcgaggaggctgaggaggaggccaagcaGCTGCTGCGGGACATCGAGAGGGCGGaacgcgaggcggcggcgggggcggggggttccgacgacgacgagggtttcggcggcggcctcggcgacggcgactggGGCAAGGGCGCGGAGAAGTTCGAGGAGACAGACGACGGCGTTGGGCAGAGGCGGAGCAGGATCGTgtccttcggcggcggcgtcacagctggcggcggcggaccctcCGGGAATGCGAAGCCGAagagaccgccgcgcgaggacggtTCCGATTCCGAGAACGACGGCGGTCCACGTgagctcggggacgacgtggacgacgacgacgaagacgcggcgatcgatcGGAACGAAACAAAGATGAAGCGaggcgcgaaccgcgccgcgcgccgcgccgccgccgcgggcgaagCCGGCgatcccctcgccgccgcgcaggttcCCGAAGTTTCCGGCCCGGCGACtcaccccgcggcgactgTCACCGTCCACCAATCGGAGGTGAaggagctcaccgccgcggcgaagaagagcgggagcgcgctcaaggcgcggatggcggcgcgcgcgtcaggccgcggcgcggtggtggtgacCGCCGGCCCTAAACCCGCCGACCGCAAGATTGACATGGCCatggaccgcgacgacgacgacgacgacgacgccaagaaTCACCCGGCGTCCAACGGGGTCGCGGACCTGAACCAGCGCGACCTCCTCTCGCGAGCCttcgccggggacgacgtcgtgggcGAGTTTGAGGCTGACAAGAACGCGGAGGTGACGGACGAGCTCCCCAAGGTTGACGTCCCGAAGCAGATGCCCGGTTGGGGCGGGTGGGCGGACGTGCAGGCCAAGCGCGGGCCGCCCAAGTGgcagctcgaggctgagcgaaaggcgcgcgcgacgcagcaaaaggcgctcaaggcgagGCGGGACGCCAACTTGAAGCACGTGGTGATATCCGAGCGGTACGATAAGAAGGTGGCGGGTTTCAACGTGGAGCACGTGCCTCACGGGTTCGACTCCAAGGCTGTGTACGAGGGGAGCATGAGGACGCCGCTCGGGCCGGATGCCAACACGGACAAGTCGTTCCGCGACCTGACGCGACCGAAGGTGCTGGTGAACGCGGGAGCGGTGATTCGACCGATGACGTTCCCAAAGGGAAGGCGGCCGAAGCAGAAGGAGTGACGGGCTCGGGTTTGTCGTCGAAGGGGCGAGACGcgagacgtcgtcgcgtttgAGAATCCATTTCAATCGACTCTTTACCAGCAGTACCaaatcgcggcggcgggatcatGTTTCAGTTTTCACCGCGCGACAttccttgcacttagagcgctgacggccgtgctcgcagatgccagacccgccgcactccttgcagtattggcggtgacgaccgtgctcgcagattgagcccccaccgcactccttgcacgtatagcgtatacgaccgtgctcgcagattccagacccaccgcactccttgcaccgagagcgctgacgaccgtgctcgcagatttgagacccaccgcactccttgcactcagTGCGCCGGCGActgtgctcgcagatttcagtcccaccgcactccttgcacagagagcgccgacgaccgtgctcgcagatttgagacccaccgcactccttgcacctgCGGCGCtcacggccgtgctcgcagattgatgcaccaccgcactccttgcacttagacCGCTcgcgaccgtgctcgcacattgagcccccaccgcactccttgcacagaGAGCGCCTCttcccgtgctcgcagatgccagacccgccgcactccttgcaatgAGAGCGCCGcttcccgtgcggacaagcgctgcacaccttgcagTTCGACCGatacttcaccccgtgctcgcacggCCCCTTCGTGCgaggggctctcttccgcttcgtcccctgCTTCGTCACCTCCTCTCCACCACTCTCCGTGTCCTCGACTTCGCCATACTCGTCAAGGGTCACTCTCACGTTCGGCCGCCAGATCGACGGCatccctccccgcgccccgaggAGTGCAGCGCCCgacacgcgcccgcgacgccacgACAAAATGTACCCTACATACTTGTAACTGAACGCGCGTGGACCGCATTGATGTCAACTCGATTTGGCCATCCGGGGCGTTCGACattcgtcgcccgcgcgaccgggTTCGGGATGTTACGCGGCGCGCTGGTcacggcgctcgtcgcgagttccctcgcgcgcggcggcgacgcgatcggcgccgacgatcgcgctcgcgccggagggTCGCGCCcgaacgtcgacgccgtcgtcgtcgatgccccCGCCCTAAAAAACGTCCTCCGAGACGTCTCGGAGGAATATTCCGGGGTATCgtccaacgcggcgtcgcgccggctgCTGGCcagatccgccgcgcccgatcgCGACAACGGATCGTGCGATgtccacgcgccgtcgcggttcgccgacccggccgcgcgcgcgccgctctggggcggcggcgcggcccaACCCACGCATCCGTCGGTCGTCAGATTCATGAACGCGCAGGGCTGGCGGGATCCGCAGCTCGTCGTGCCGagacccggcgacgccgcgcagacctcgaacgacgacgacgacgacgacgacgacgacgactggatcgcgcacgcgcacgacATGCTCGCCACCACCCAGTTCTTCGTCACCACCTCGACGATaaccgaacgcgtcgcggacgacctgCGTCGGTACGTCtttcgcctcgcgtcgcgccacgACGAGTACGCCTCAGACGTAGGCTGCGTCGGTAACCTCGCCAACTGCAAAGAACGCTTCGACATGCCACTGCGTCTGTCCCACCCGGTGGTGGCCGCGATGAACCAGTACGTCCGCACGATGAGGCCCGTGATCGAACGCGAGCTGGGCCCGAACGCGGAGCTCTGCGAGCTATCCGCGCTCATGACCTGCGCCGGGTCTCCGGACCAATCCGTGcacgccgacggccgcggctTGGGCAAAAATGACCGACTCTTGTCCTCGTTCACGGTCCTGCAGGACACCACGTCGGCGCACGGACCGACCGAGGTGTTCTTCCCGTCCGAACTGAcgtcggcgcacgcgacgagcgcggggaaggCGCTGGTCGCAGCGACGGCTGGCGAGTACGGGTCTCGGTTTGAAAAGAttgcgacggcgtcgccggcgttgCGGCGACTGGCGAAGCGGCTGCGTGCGAAGTTTGGCGTTACTAAAAACGgttcgacgagggcgcgaaaAGGCGGCGAAAggatggacgacgcggaggacccgGTGGAGCAGTTGCGGGACTTACTGGTTCGCGAGCACGTGTACAGGAGCAAGAAGACGAACATGCTCTACTTTCGCGTTCCGTGGGAACCGGAGATAGATAATACGGATGGGAAATTCGACGGCGTTCACGGGTCgaagctccgcggcggcgcgaacaaagccggcggcgggtccaaGGGCCGACGGTACAACATCGGCATCACCGCGTCCCTGCGACAGGGCTCCACGCTTGTGTACGACTCCAGGGCGCTGCACCGCGGCAGCGCGAACAGAGCCGGATCGCGTATTTTGTTTTTGATGTCGTTTCAAaacccgggcgcggcggtggacggccCGACGTACACGATGGACCCGCGGTACCAGCGCACGGAGACGTGGACGGCCGACGCGGATGCTGACGCGGATGctgacgcggacgcggaaaCAGGCGTTTCTGCTGACGTGTCACGTCCCGATAGGTCCGACGGACCCGATCCGGATGACGACTGgaacgcggaggacgacgacccggacgaaCCGGAAGGCATCGACggggacctcgccgcgctaCGCGCCGAATACGGCGCCAAGGGGAACGAggtggccatcgcggagctGGCGAGGCGACGGTCCAAGGCTGTGACGGACGAACGGAaacgggcgaggaggacgagcgcgtttacgcggacgcggggcgTGATCACTCTGGCGGATTTCCCAATCGAgccggacgtggacgacgacgacttttCGTGGGTCAAGTCGTCCCGCGCTGACGTGGCGAGCTTCCAGGAGGGGAAGCAGGAGTCGGAGATGGCGGAGAAGGTGCGACGCGCTGGGATGGACTGGGGCGAGtatcggcggtggcgcaaaagggtgcacgcggcgctcgaagccggtcacgtggacgcggcgttaCACGCGTGgcccggcgctcgaggcACCAAAGGTACTGATAAAGGGACTAATGAAGGGACCAATAAAGGGTCCCGTCAAGGCGGGGCGGAGCGGACGGAACGgtgggacgacgacctcggctTCGTCccgacgaccgcgaacgACCACAGGCAGCCGCTTCTCGACACGGACGACGGTCCGGGCAGTTACCGGCAACAACACGCCACGTACGCGTCGAGGCTCGTCGACGTGTAATGAGCGTTGAGCGTTACCTTCGTAGTTCTAAAAGTTATATTCGCGTAAGTGTTACCGCGTCGTCTAATTCTTGGCTCtgacgtcaccgcgtcctGTTCTCAGTCCATCAGTCGTCGATCGTGATCACCTCCTCTGCCGGTAGGTCCTCGTGCTTCTCCGCCAGTGCCAAACACCTCGAGTACGTCGCCTCATCGACGTCCATCCTCAGGCTCCCGCTTCTCATCTCGTAACAGCACGTTTTCCCACCCTTGCCCTTGCCCGGCCTGCCCCCGTCCGCATGCGACGCGTACATCCCGGCGTACGTCGCGGAGTCCGTCTTGTACCGGAGCGTCATCCCACACCCGAACCTGCGCTTCAACGCCACCCCGGCTCTCTCGACGTCCCCCCTGTCCCTGAAGTCTCGGGTGTAACAAATCAAGACGCCCTTGTCGCCCTtatcgccctcgtcgcccccgcccgcgggtgccttggcggcgacgaactcGCCAGCCTCCACAGCCTTGGCGCACTCGACGAACcacgcgtcgatgtcgtcggaCGGCACCCCCATGATCATCCACTTGCCGACGTACGAGTGGTCGCCGGCTGTGCCACTTTTTTTTTCGTTATGCACGTAGACCCATTGcttctccgcgggcgcctttGTCACGGGGTTCAACGCGGCAAAGACGGAGGGCGGGGTGTCGTCGTGGTGCGTGAGCCACGCGCtgcccggcgccggtgccgcgaacgcgccctcGAGGGCTGCCGGCGGCACGTGCCCGACCGAGGCTGGGACGTCGTAAGGGCACGTCAACAGCTCGAGGGCGGTTGACGCGGATGACGatgcgtcaccgcccgatgacgacgcgtcaccgcccgattgccgtcggcggaggGTGAGTCGCACGggcacctccgcggtggggagcgcgtcgacgccgttcggcgcgtccacgacgcacgccacgacggcgagcgccccggagtccagcgcgggcgcgaggaccgcAGCCTGGGCGCCCTTGACGAAGCCGGCGTGGATGGGGAGCATGCCGACGGtcacgtcgacggcgatggcgtttGGGTCGTGCGCGTTGGCCCGGTCGCGCCGAAGGCGGAGGGCGGTGCCGTGTTTGAGCCGCGCCCTGCCCTCCTTGTGCCTCTTGCTGCCCACCAGCCGCGCCGATACGACGTGCGTACTTGCATCGTCGGCATCTGGGTCGTCTGCGTTTTCGGCTCGCGTCTCGTTCGagaagacgcgcgcgggttcgggctcgcgcgagggtttcttcgcgacgtcgccgccgctcgcggccaCCAGCGCATCGTATTGACGCTTCAGCATGAGCGGCATGTCGCGCCGAACGAACcctcccccggcgccggtgcgtGGGGAGTCGACAGGGCGCCCCTCGGATCTGTCGTTGCCGGTTTTGATTTTTCCGAGCAGACGAACGAACCTCGGCCGGATGACTCACGAAATGGATAAAGTTGTCGTAGGGTTGTCCCATTGCCCCCGCCGCTGTGAACACGTCCGCGGAGATgctggagctcgccgcgggcatcgcgttGTGGTCGTGCCCGCCGCACATCAAgatccccggcgtcgtcggactcgccgcgctccgcggcatccgcgccaagctcagggaacgcgaggaggaaTCGGGTAACAACAACACCATCGGCGAtgcatcctccgcgcgggacgaggtcgtcgtgCGGTGGGACGACGTCCGCATGACCCTCCAGCCCACCAAGAAGGAAAAGAagaagctcggcgccgacgccaagcccaagcgcatcctcgacggcgtctcGGGCGCCGCCAAACCCGGCCGACTGCTCGCCATCATGGGCCCGTCGGGGTCGGGAAAGACCAGCCTCCtcaacgccctcgccgcgcaggttcCCAGGTCCAAGCGCCTCACCCTCAGCGGCACCCTCcgccacgacgacgtctccgTGGGGCAGGACACGCGTCGCAACCGCAAGCGTCTGAACGACGCCGTAGCGTACGTTCAGCAGCAGGACGTCTTCTATTCCCAGCTCACTGTTCGAGAGACGCtggaaaccgccgccgcgatgcgaaTGCCGACGTCTAAGTACACCCAATCCCAACGATCCGAagccgtggacgacgtccTGCGCGCCATGGGcatcgcgcacgtcgcgagctcCAAGGTGGGCGACGTCAAGACGAGGGgcatctccggcggcgaAAAGAAGCGTCTCGCGCTGGCGTGCGAACTCGTGGGCGGTGCGTTTATTTATTTTTCCTATTTTTCCTATTTCTCGagtatgggcaattagtaTGACGCCGTGTTTTGTTTATTACAGGTTCCCCTCACGTCGTGTGCTGCGACGAGCCCACTTCCGGACTGGACGCGTTCCaggcgcagcgcgtcgtggaGTCCCTCAAGAAactcgcgtcggacgcgcgacgcacggtGGTGTGCTCGATCCACCAGCCGAGGGGCAGCATCGTGGCCATGTTCGACGACTTGTGCCTCATGGCCAACGGGAGGTGCGTGTACCAGGGCGCGTGGACCGACGCGCCCGAATGGTTCGAGCGACTCGGGCATCCCATCCCCACCAACGCCAACCCCGCCGAGTTCCTTGTCGACCTCGTGTCGGTGGACACGAGCTCGGACGCGAAGCAAAAGGAGAGCGAAGCTCGCGTCGAagcgttggcggcggcgtgggagaAACGCGGGAGAAgcgctgacgtggacgctgacgtggacgctGACGTGGCTGAACACGCGGCGGAACAGAAGACTGAcgagtccgcgcccgccgcgagcgccaatCGCCGAGCGGGTCTCGCCGCGCAGTTTTTCATGCTCCTCAAGCGCTCGTGGCGGCaagtccgccgcgacggcgccacgaACAAGATCCGACTCTCCACGTCCATGAACAGCGCTCTGGTGTTTGGATCCATCTTCTGGCGCATGGGGCTGACGCAGACGTCGATCCAGGACCGACTGGGTCTGCTGCAGGTCTCGGCGatcaacgcggcgatggcggcgctgaTGAAGACGCTCACCGCGTTTACGTCTGAGAAGGTTATCGTcaaccgcgagcgcgcaaGCGGATCGTACGGGATGTTGCCGTATCTCGCCGCCAAGCTGTGCGCCGAGTTGCCCGTCGGCGCTTTTTTCCCGTTGGCGTTCGGCGCCGTGGTGTACCCGATGGCGGGCTTGCACCCCCGTGCCGATCGATTCGCCAAGTTTGCCGGTTTGATCGTCCTCGAGTCGTTCACGTCTTCCGCCATCGGCCTCGCGGTGAGCAGCGTGGCGCCGAGCACCgaagccgcggtggcgatgggTCCCGCGGTCATGGTGCTGTTCATCGTCTTCGGCGGGTACTACGTCAACGCGGACAACGTGCCGATGTGTTTCCGATGGATCAACAAGTGCAGTTTGATCAAGTGGGCGTTTCAGGGTTTGTGCGTCAACGAGTTCGCGGGATTGGAGTTTGAAAAGAGCGGGAAAAAATACGGCGATCAgagcgacgggggcgtcgtgctcgagcgcctcggcttcgtcggcaccagcgcgggggacgccgcgcgcgagcaggtGAACGTGGCGTCGTTCTGCTACCTGCTCACGCTCTACCTGCTGGAGAAGAACGCGCCAAAGTTTCAGTCCATGGAGCCGTGAGCTTGCGGTGAGAGTACGAACGCGAGTGGCGCTACGCTTGTCAAAGTTACTCGCATCGGGACGCGACGCTAGAAGCCTGTACTCATAATAAAAGTGAACGAatcgcgtcgacgaaacGGCTAAAACGGCTAAAACGGTGGGCTAAAACGCGCCCGTCTCCAGCATCGCGGCCATCATCCGCTCGTGTTCCAGACCCTGGATGTACCAacgcccgacgccgacgccgaagaaGAGGCACACGACGGTGCCAAACGCCaacaccgccaccgcgtcttCGTAAACCTTGCCCctgtcgccgtcctcctccaacccgtcgacgtcgaacatGCCCATGCCGGGAACCTCGGACCACCTGACGCAGTCGGTGATTCGGTCGTCCCAGGCTTCCAGAGATGTCGCCGGAGGCTTCCGGACGTCGAGAAACTCGAGAAGGTCGCGGCAGATTCGCCGATTCCGCACCGATCCGTCGTTGACGAGCGCGATCAGGTCTATCGTCtcgtcgtgcgccgcgagggtcaatgtcgcggcgcccgcatCGGCACCCCCTTCGGCACCCCGCTCGGCACCCCCTTCGGCACCCCGCTCGGCACCCCGCTCCTCGACGAAGCGAAGCCGCGACGTGCTCTcgatcttcgccgcgggcagcCGCATCGTCCCGGTTCGCGCGGTGTTCCAAAAGAGCAGAAAGAGCGACCGCCACCTGAACCTCGAGAGCTCGCCCATCTTATCCAGGATATCGTAgagctcgacgtccacgcccggcCACGCCTCGCCGATATCGTGGAGCCATCGCAGCTTCGCCGGGACGAACACCGTCTCCCAACGAACCACCagctcgttcgccgcgagcctctcgCATCGGTTCACCCTTCGGACGCATCGGTagagctcgtcgtcctccacctTCGGCCAGCGCGCGCACAGCCGCGCGtagtccaccgcggcgcctcTCGAGCCTTTCGGGACCCATCCGCCGACGTTGCAGTAgagcgccccgccgtcgggcgcgacccCGGGCTCGAGGCGGTACCTGGCAgaggcggacgccaccgcgaacgGGGTGCCGAAACGTTCGATGGCGGCCACGTGCTTCGCCAGCGGGTCCGCCGGggccccatcgccgcgcgcgccgccgctcggcggcgacggcggcgaggacgaggacgagacgcgcgggacgacgacgcgcgggacgcgtctcgtcggcgccgcgaccggtGGCTTTCCCACGCAAGTCGCCGGCATCGCTGCTCGGCACCCTGTGAACCGCCGAGAGCCACAGAACGGTGTCGACCCATCCGAGGGAAAAGGATCCGTGTCGAACTAAAAgcgccccaccgccgcgcgccgctcaccctctcgcgcgccccgcgtccgTTCTCGAAGCGCGCTCGAGAGGAACGTCGGGATCGatgacgcggacggcgggatgccgacgcggcgcggcgccgccg encodes:
- a CDS encoding ATP-binding cassette superfamily (White pigment protein homolog (ABCG)), yielding MTLQPTKKEKKKLGADAKPKRILDGVSGAAKPGRLLAIMGPSGSGKTSLLNALAAQVPRSKRLTLSGTLRHDDVSVGQDTRRNRKRLNDAVAYVQQQDVFYSQLTVRETLETAAAMRMPTSKYTQSQRSEAVDDVLRAMGIAHVASSKVGDVKTRGISGGEKKRLALACELVGGSPHVVCCDEPTSGLDAFQAQRVVESLKKLASDARRTVVCSIHQPRGSIVAMFDDLCLMANGRCVYQGAWTDAPEWFERLGHPIPTNANPAEFLVDLVSVDTSSDAKQKESEARVEALAAAWEKRGRSADVDADVDADVAEHAAEQKTDESAPAASANRRAGLAAQFFMLLKRSWRQVRRDGATNKIRLSTSMNSALVFGSIFWRMGLTQTSIQDRLGLLQVSAINAAMAALMKTLTAFTSEKVIVNRERASGSYGMLPYLAAKLCAELPVGAFFPLAFGAVVYPMAGLHPRADRFAKFAGLIVLESFTSSAIGLAVSSVAPSTEAAVAMGPAVMVLFIVFGGYYVNADNVPMCFRWINKCSLIKWAFQGLCVNEFAGLEFEKSGKKYGDQSDGGVVLERLGFVGTSAGDAAREQVNVASFCYLLTLYLLEKNAPKFQSMEP
- a CDS encoding hypothetical protein (expressed; putative uncharacterized protein), whose amino-acid sequence is MPATCVGKPPVAAPTRRVPRVVVPRVSSSSSPPSPPSGGARGDGAPADPLAKHVAAIERFGTPFAVASASARYRLEPGVAPDGGALYCNVGGWVPKGSRGAAVDYARLCARWPKVEDDELYRCVRRVNRCERLAANELVVRWETVFVPAKLRWLHDIGEAWPGVDVELYDILDKMGELSRFRWRSLFLLFWNTARTGTMRLPAAKIESTSRLRFVEERGAERGAEGGAERGAEGGADAGAATLTLAAHDETIDLIALVNDGSVRNRRICRDLLEFLDVRKPPATSLEAWDDRITDCVRWSEVPGMGMFDVDGLEEDGDRGKVYEDAVAVLAFGTVVCLFFGVGVGRWYIQGLEHERMMAAMLETGAF